One Pomacea canaliculata isolate SZHN2017 linkage group LG9, ASM307304v1, whole genome shotgun sequence DNA segment encodes these proteins:
- the LOC112572962 gene encoding uncharacterized protein LOC112572962 → MICWQAFSTLALLLLLRLGADAQDKLPPPRYRQRDDDIAELRKFVNPSCIWVELPDNKKYAQLVAFFPNGYVQVWETTMNMNCPPEQEWSNARCGCVDIGKTYTVPPGSSALHPCNYLANLQYDADVGNYTNNVGFVSDGPGDARADLGGLTIKDSNSDKGYALRLDGSPLGFQKFASNDLQGNWRGVIKVRPDSRSPMTLLSDDCTEVKKSDTLKDDEKDKWKPSITMILGSNLDITLRFTNETKQLSCPIKSTGRGWNEIKMESVNSAVTITLDGENCASVKPGNPLQRTECRCIWEADRGFDSEIQWRRGIFPIPQESRNLRTVNPLYRHTRHRPFIPSPSA, encoded by the exons atgatTTGTTGGCAAGCATTTTCAACCTTGGCCTTGCTCCTGCTGCTGCGGCTGGGGGCTGATGCCCAGGACAAGCTGCCCCCACCCAGGTACAGACAGAGAGACGATGACATAGCGGAGCTCCGCAAGTTTGTCAACCCCA GTTGTATCTGGGTGGAGCTGCCAGACAACAAGAAGTATGCTCAGTTGGTGGCCTTCTTCCCCAACGGGTACGTGCAGGTGTGGGAGACGACGATGAACATGAACTGCCCACCCGAACAGGAGTGGAGTAACGCGCGCTGTGGTTGTGTGGACATTGGCAAGACCTACACTGTTCCTCCCGGCTCCAGcg CTCTTCATCCCTGCAACTACCTCGCTAACCTACAGTACGACGCCGATGTGGGTAACTACACCAACAATGTTGGCTTCGTCTCCGATGGACCCGGCGATGCCAGAGCCGACCTCGGAGGCTTGACCATCAAGGACAGTAACTCTGACAAAGGCTACGCGCTGCGTCTGGACGGCTCGCCCCTTGGCTTCCAGAAGTTCGCCAGCAACGACCTGCAAG GTAACTGGCGGGGGGTCATCAAGGTGAGACCGGACTCTCGTTCTCCCATGACCTTGTTGTCAGACGACTGCACGGAGGTGAAGAAGTCGGACACCCTGAAAGACGACGAGAAGGACAAGTGGAAGCCCTCCATCACCATGATCCTGGGCTCAAACCTGGACATCACGCTCCGCTTCACCAACGAGACCAAACAGCTGTCCTGTCCCATCAAGTCT ACTGGACGTGGCTGGAACGAGATTAAAATGGAGAGTGTCAACTCAGCAGTCACCATCACACTCGATGGCGAAAATTGCGCCAGCGTCAAACCAGGAA ATCCCCTTCAGAGGACGGAGTGCCGCTGTATCTGGGAGGCAGACCGGGGATTCGACTCAGAAATTCAGTGGCGCCGTGGAATAT TTCCGATTCCTCAAGAATCCAGAAACCTGCGAACAGTGAATCCTCTTTATCGTCATACCCGACATCGACCTTTCATCCCCTCGCCCTCTGCATAA
- the LOC112572196 gene encoding uncharacterized protein LOC112572196 encodes MLKMTFNQGEVKDEGRGLWLDLTHPSSVEAVKDESAIGGWAGAFRGTGLSVPYFKQNTLGATFRIKFRFQLCNGHPDSDLLLVNNGCLESDAMPTLQVSYRAWNRILAFQMETQNSIRPYREECQIASQDRWIDINIHYYNNTLEIFANGVQCVKSSAFAGPIATTDCPLTLLEDNYCGLLDEVVITRGCTPMQES; translated from the exons ATGCTGAAGATGACCTTTAACCAGGGCGAGGTGAAGGACGAGGGCCGTGGCCTGTGGCTGGACCTGACCCATCCATCCAGTGTCGAGGCCGTGAAGGACGAGAGCGCCATCGGAGGCTGGGCGGGGGCCTTCAGAGGAACTGGCTTGTCTGTCCCTTACTTCAAACAG AACACTCTCGGCGCCACGTTTCGGATCAAATTCCGTTTCCAACTTTGCAACGGCCACCCGGACTCGGACCTGCTGCTGGTGAACAATGGATGTCTTGAGAGCGACGCCATGCCTACCCTGCAG GTGTCCTACCGAGCCTGGAACCGAATCCTGGCCTTCCAAATGGAGACACAGAACTCTATTCGGCCCTACAGAGAGGAGTGTCAGATCGCCTCACAG GACCGATGGATTGACATCAACATCcactactacaacaacactCTGGAAATCTTCGCTAACGGGGTTCAGTGTGTCAAGTCGTCAGCTTTTGCCG GCCCCATAGCCACCACAGACTGCCCTTTGACCTTGCTTGAGGACAATTACTGTGGACTACTGGACGAG GTGGTGATCACACGTGGGTGCACGCCCATGCAGGAGTCCTAA